Part of the Zingiber officinale cultivar Zhangliang chromosome 8A, Zo_v1.1, whole genome shotgun sequence genome, tcaattttttttaatcaggAATCAGACCCTTGGATTTCTAACCGTAGTACTGAAACCATCAACCGCTTTGCTGCTGCAGGGAAGTAGATTAGTTTATTAAGTTTTTTCATGAGAATATAGAAATAAGGCATATTTCTTTCAAATCACAAACCGCACTTTAATTTTCTGTAACGTCTATGAGATTATAGTATTGTAAAGGTAAAATGAATCTACTTCATTGATcgtttttaacataaaaataatttttttaactaaaaagcAATTGAAATATACCATCTGAGGCTCTTAACAGCGTGTCAATATAATTTCTTAACCAAAATGACTTATTCAGAGTCGATCAAatgattttacaaaaataatactTTAATGATTGCACTtaaaaatgataataataaatcATATATGTTTGTTTGAACCAATGTAATTACTAAAGACATGTGATAGTCACATAACTTGTcagaaacttaaaataaaattatatttaatattaaaataataaaatgtgtttttttttaaagataaatattttattaaattttttaaaaatactagAATAATTATATTAATCCTGTAAAATTAAAAATGAACTTAAACTTGAAACTCCAGATTTTAGCCTTTGTacgaatttacaaaaaaaaaaaaatcacaagatAGACAACTCATAATTACGATCAAATTACAATCACGATCGAATCACAATTGATAGTAAtttctctttgaatttatcaTCCCCCATATTATAATTTGGATCGACATGAATAATCAAAGGTTGTCCCTTGCTCGGTGCCTAACTATTTGCCCACCATTGGTGATCTCCAGACGGCCTCCGATTATTCATCccgatccaaattataatttgaagGACGGTAAATTTAAAAAGAGATCATAACTAATTATGATCAAATAACGATCACGACTATAATTACAAATAATCCATCCCTTAATCTACTTTATGGACCAGAACTCTGAAATGAACTAACAAACCGCTGTAGCATTCTCGGATACTGCCTTTGCTCGCTGCAGTTGCAATTCACCAAACTGAACTCTGCCAACCAGTATCTGAAGCCAAAAAAACAAAGGACAATCCGCCACTCCATAAATAACGAGTTCAAATCTCCTTATAATCCGTGGACCCATTTCCACTTTCCGATTTATTATTCATAAAAAACTCCCATGAAACCCGACCAATCACATCTAAAATTAATCAGATAGAACTGAATAcctagattattaaaaaaaaacactcaATACTATATAAAGTATGCATCAAGAAAAAGTCTTGAGATACTCAACCAGACAGCCaaggaatgaaaaaaaaaaaaaacttgatctgCAAAAACAAACAGCCAGTGAATGATAAATGTAAGGGCTCACGACTATTGGCTATGTtagagtatttgtgagatgtacaTGCATCGAGGACTGCCCCCACTAATCAATGACAAGGTAGGCAGCAGTCATTATAAACAAACCAAAACCTAcagataaaatcaatttctcattACCACTATATCTATAGACCTTATTCATTTAACAATCATCCTGTCAATGCCGCATCATCTATCTATCTAGTTGGCCCCCCCACATTGACGGCCTAAAAGGTAAGCGACTAACTATTTAAGCTGGTTTTCTGAAACAATTATGGTCGCGATGACATCCAATTGTGACCATTCAAAGGAGTGTGTTCCCACCCAGAATCTGGCTCTTTCCGTTTCAATGAAATTGTGGAACTAGAAGGCTCAGTTGGGTCTTCCATCCAACCTCTTTGCCCTTGCACAAAGAAGGAATGATGATCGAGGCTCCCGCCCTCTCTGCCGCTCTCTGGTGGTGCCATCCTGTTATTCAAATCAAAACCAGGGCGTCCACCACCATAACTAGTCATATAGGGCAGCATATTAGCTGCACCATAGTGAAAGGGTCTAGCAGATGACATGCTTAGTACTGAGCCAGTAACTTGCGGTATGTGCATCATCATCCCTCTGGTCTCGGACATGTACGAAAAGTTTCCAGGTGAATAATCTGCTGAAGGAATGGACATGGCAGGCTCAGTAGGAAGGCCACCAAACCCATAAGCAGGGGTCAATGCACTGGGATAAGGTAGCAATGACCTGGTAAACATAGCAGGCTCCATTTGCATCCCATTGGGTATGAAAAATTGCTGTGCTTTGTTAGTGTTGTCCTTCCTTGTGAGAGATATTTCTGCTCCCATGATTCTGATGACGGGTTTATCTGCTGTTTTCCATCCAAGTGATTCATTAGCTTTTGTAGTTGGTTGGCTGGCGCTGTGTGAACCAGTATCAGCCAAAGATGGGTTGTCATTCAGGTCGAAATCTCGAAACGAAGAATGTCTATAAGATGAAGAAGAAGCTGATGATAGGCTTCGTTCCCcattttgaaaattcaacttcCAAGATGAGAATGGGAGTGCAGAGGCATCCTCATCTCCGTGGCGATTAAGATCCAAATTCCGCACCTCTGTTTTTGAACCAACTTCCACACATGAATCTCCAGATGGAAGACTAGAGGAAGCAGGTAACTGCTTTGCCAATGTGGGGACATCAGTAGCCTCGTCGTTCCTTTCAGCTACATTCAGATCAATTGCAGCAAAAATTGATTTCTGATTAGGATCAGAGGTCCGTTCACCATCCGGAGTTCTTCTAGGAGATGCTGGTCGGAAAGCACTGGTAGCAGCAGAACCTTTCCACCCCATCTCACCTCCAAAATGGAGAGCAGGGACTTCTGGAGTTCCCTTCGTAGAAGCAACAACAGCTACAGGAGCAGACACATTGTTTGGCATTTTAGGACTGTACTTCATTGAGCACTCAGGTTCATCGCTGCAAATATTTGCATTCAGATCAAAGGTGCATTGATCCCCGATGACATTGCCAAATGATTCTGGAATGGGAACTTTTGGCTGGGGTGAGACTCCATCTTGATCAGAACTAATATTCTGTGTGATTTCTGATCCCTTTTCAGGAGATAATGATCTAGAATTCTCATTTATAGTAGAACTGTTCCTATCAACTTGCTCAGTCATTTGTTCATCCAGCTGTTCTCCAGAAACAGGGCCTTGAGAACCAGATGTTTCTCTAGAGTTGACATCAGGAGAACTACACGAGACCTCTCTATAATCAACCACCTCTGTTTCCACTGCTATAGCCACCTGCCTTGCAATTTCCAGTGCATCATCCAAACATTCAAGACCTGGTCCAGACCTTTCGGCGGCCCCTTCATTGGCCTTTGTTCCCACAGCCTTTAAAAAATCAGAGGCAGCTGAAAAATGATTTTTGTGACTCTTAAAATTGAGTTCGCGTTCAAGATCTACAACGACACTACTCATGGCTTCCTCTCGAGTAGATAACTGAGAATGGCTGGTATTATTAGGGATGCTAGCATTGCAAGAATGATTTTGAAAACTAGAAGTGAAATCTGCAGCTGGCATAGACTCCTCAACCGTTATCAAGCACTTATCTGGCCCATAGTCAACCACCCCATCCACTGACTGGTGTTCCATTGGTTCAGCAGAAGGCAGAGATGGTGCTTTGGATGGAGGACAAACAAAAGCTGAAGAAAGATTATCATTTTCTTTTTGTGTGGAATCATTTGGGTTGACTTCCGTAATATTCATATCAATCTCTTTTACACAGTCAGAAGCATTCTTAGATCCAATTGCATCACACTGATCATCTGCATGTTcttttgaacaaaacaacaaagaAGTACCGGTGGAACATTTTGATAAATCCTCCTGGCACGGGTTCAAGACAAGGGATAACCCAGATGAATTTACATCTGCTAAAACTGCATTTGAATTGACTGGGTTCAGAGAAGTGGAAAGAATTAGATCACTTGTCAGAACTTGCTCCTTATTTGTTGAATCAAGTGATCCTATGACATGAGAGTTCTGTAATTGAGTCTCTGCAGATTCTACTTCACATTTTTCTTCACCAGATTGAATGGAGCAAGGAGGGATATTGGCAGATGGATTTGGGCCACTTTCACTTCTCTGCAAATCCTCAGCTGGTCCAGATTGATCAAAAAGACAGGCCCCACTTTTACCCTGATCATGAACATTTACATCATCCTTCTTTGCATGCTCCAATCTATCGTGCAATAATTTAGCCTTATCCTTAATTTTAATATTTCTGTGATCCATGAGAAGTTCAATAGTAGCTCTGACTCCAGACGTATTTATTCTTTCAGAATCCATAGGAAGCTTCTCAAATGATGCCAATAATGTAATGACCAGTTCCTCCAGAGCAATTCCATTGTCATCAGTATAACTATCTAGAGCTTCTTGAAGCCATTTTTTCAGATAAGAAAGGCCATTCAACTCAAGAAATTTATTAAGACATTCCTTGTGGtcagtagctgctataacactAGCAACTGTCGGCCATTGCCTTGTTGCATCACCCAAGTTACTTGTAGAAGAATCATTCAGTTTCTGAATCATGGAAATCAACTCTTCAACCCTAGCAAGGCTTGAGAGTCCATCTCTCATCTCTGTTAGAGTAAAGAAGTCCTCAAGCATCATTCTGAATCAAAAGATAAAATGGGCAAGAGCAAGATTCAATCACCACTTCCTTGCACCATGTTGTTTCCAGATTCATCTAACCATTGGTAGCAACATGAGAATGGAATTTGAATTCTTTCTGCAATAAAGTGCAGTTCTGTTAAATTTACGAATACCTAATAAGTGTTGTTTAATAGGAAAAATACTTAGTAATAGCACAGCTAATAAATTAACAAGTACTATTCATTTTCTGGTGACTGCTTTGGCAACTTTGTTATCAACAAAGTAGCGAATGCTAAAACGACTTGGCATATACTGAATCATTCTCAAGGACTTTGAATGCAACCTTCAGGACTCTGAAAGCAATCTTAGAATATACTCATTCGACCTGTATCAGCCTACTTTGCCAAGCTCCCCAATATTACAGAGTATATGGGTCAACTCTTATAATTGTAAACTTACATCCATAAATCAAATAGT contains:
- the LOC122007832 gene encoding uncharacterized protein LOC122007832 isoform X2 is translated as MVQGSEMRDGLSSLARVEELISMIQKLNDSSTSNLGDATRQWPTVASVIAATDHKECLNKFLELNGLSYLKKWLQEALDSYTDDNGIALEELVITLLASFEKLPMDSERINTSGVRATIELLMDHRNIKIKDKAKLLHDRLEHAKKDDVNVHDQGKSGACLFDQSGPAEDLQRSESGPNPSANIPPCSIQSGEEKCEVESAETQLQNSHVIGSLDSTNKEQVLTSDLILSTSLNPVNSNAVLADVNSSGLSLVLNPCQEDLSKCSTGTSLLFCSKEHADDQCDAIGSKNASDCVKEIDMNITEVNPNDSTQKENDNLSSAFVCPPSKAPSLPSAEPMEHQSVDGVVDYGPDKCLITVEESMPAADFTSSFQNHSCNASIPNNTSHSQLSTREEAMSSVVVDLERELNFKSHKNHFSAASDFLKAVGTKANEGAAERSGPGLECLDDALEIARQVAIAVETEVVDYREVSCSSPDVNSRETSGSQGPVSGEQLDEQMTEQVDRNSSTINENSRSLSPEKGSEITQNISSDQDGVSPQPKVPIPESFGNVIGDQCTFDLNANICSDEPECSMKYSPKMPNNVSAPVAVVASTKGTPEVPALHFGGEMGWKGSAATSAFRPASPRRTPDGERTSDPNQKSIFAAIDLNVAERNDEATDVPTLAKQLPASSSLPSGDSCVEVGSKTEVRNLDLNRHGDEDASALPFSSWKLNFQNGERSLSSASSSSYRHSSFRDFDLNDNPSLADTGSHSASQPTTKANESLGWKTADKPVIRIMGAEISLTRKDNTNKAQQFFIPNGMQMEPAMFTRSLLPYPSALTPAYGFGGLPTEPAMSIPSADYSPGNFSYMSETRGMMMHIPQVTGSVLSMSSARPFHYGAANMLPYMTSYGGGRPGFDLNNRMAPPESGREGGSLDHHSFFVQGQRGWMEDPTEPSSSTISLKRKEPDSGWEHTPLNGHNWMSSRP
- the LOC122007832 gene encoding uncharacterized protein LOC122007832 isoform X1 translates to MMLEDFFTLTEMRDGLSSLARVEELISMIQKLNDSSTSNLGDATRQWPTVASVIAATDHKECLNKFLELNGLSYLKKWLQEALDSYTDDNGIALEELVITLLASFEKLPMDSERINTSGVRATIELLMDHRNIKIKDKAKLLHDRLEHAKKDDVNVHDQGKSGACLFDQSGPAEDLQRSESGPNPSANIPPCSIQSGEEKCEVESAETQLQNSHVIGSLDSTNKEQVLTSDLILSTSLNPVNSNAVLADVNSSGLSLVLNPCQEDLSKCSTGTSLLFCSKEHADDQCDAIGSKNASDCVKEIDMNITEVNPNDSTQKENDNLSSAFVCPPSKAPSLPSAEPMEHQSVDGVVDYGPDKCLITVEESMPAADFTSSFQNHSCNASIPNNTSHSQLSTREEAMSSVVVDLERELNFKSHKNHFSAASDFLKAVGTKANEGAAERSGPGLECLDDALEIARQVAIAVETEVVDYREVSCSSPDVNSRETSGSQGPVSGEQLDEQMTEQVDRNSSTINENSRSLSPEKGSEITQNISSDQDGVSPQPKVPIPESFGNVIGDQCTFDLNANICSDEPECSMKYSPKMPNNVSAPVAVVASTKGTPEVPALHFGGEMGWKGSAATSAFRPASPRRTPDGERTSDPNQKSIFAAIDLNVAERNDEATDVPTLAKQLPASSSLPSGDSCVEVGSKTEVRNLDLNRHGDEDASALPFSSWKLNFQNGERSLSSASSSSYRHSSFRDFDLNDNPSLADTGSHSASQPTTKANESLGWKTADKPVIRIMGAEISLTRKDNTNKAQQFFIPNGMQMEPAMFTRSLLPYPSALTPAYGFGGLPTEPAMSIPSADYSPGNFSYMSETRGMMMHIPQVTGSVLSMSSARPFHYGAANMLPYMTSYGGGRPGFDLNNRMAPPESGREGGSLDHHSFFVQGQRGWMEDPTEPSSSTISLKRKEPDSGWEHTPLNGHNWMSSRP